CGTTTGGCTGCATCGATCAGCGTTGCCCGAATCAGTGGGTCGGGCAAGAAGTAAGCGTTCGAAATGTAAATGGAGTGCTTGGCATCATTAATTGCATCGAGATAGGTTTGGCGAATCGGCAGTTGATATTCAATCGGGTCGTTAGCGCAAATTCCCACTTGTTGATCGTTGGTGGTGGCATAACTTAAATTAATTTTATGTTTTTTATTGTATTTATTCCACAGGGCGATAAATTCTTCAGCGATGTTGGCCGCGATTGGGCCTTCGATTTTCAAATGGGTATCACGCCAAGTTCGGGCATAGTTGCGGCCAATATTCATGCCACCTAAATAGCCAATTTTGCCATCGATCACCAAAATTTTGCGGTGGGTGCGAATCCACATATTGTTATCGAAGAACGATTTAATCGATTTTAAACGGCCAAACTCAAATACCCGAATATTGCGGCGTTTGCCAAATAACTTAAAGCGTTCTGGAACATGCAACGTGCCAATGCCATCGAAGGTTACATAAATTTTCACGCCTTCGCGGGCTTTGCGAATTAACGCTCGTTTGAAGGCAAGCCCAACCTCATCGCGCTCGAAAATATAGCTTTCAAGCAAAATTGATTCTTTGGCCAGGGAAATATCAAACAGCATTTGGCGAAAGACTGAGCCACCGTCATCAAATAATTGCACACTATGCTCGCCCAAATCGATTGGCGGCAAATCAAGCTGGGGAAAGCTATTTTCAACGCTACGATTGCGCAACTTGGCGTAAGCCATCAGCGCACCCATCAAGCCCAATTGAGTCAGAATGCTGGCCAGCACCAAACGTGGCAGTGAAAGCACCCACTCAGTCAGAAACCATAACCCCGTTTTGAGCCAACGCATAGCGATCCTTTCGCAGCTTCGGCCTCAAATCGACGAGGCCAAGCCCGCTTGTCGCAATTCCAATGCCACCACTATAGCACGGCCACGCTTAAACAAAACAGGCGATTAAGTTCCCTCACCCCCAGCCCCCTCGCCCACTAAATGCGGGCGAGGGGAGCCACCAAATGTTTCCACGGCGATCCATGTCAAAACCACCAAATCAAAAGCCCCTCGCCCGCGCTATGGGAGAGGGGTTGGGGTGAGGGAACATTTAGTATGCGCCGCGACCGAATAGTACCGCCGGAATGGTCAGAATCATAATTCGCAGATCAAGCCAGAGCGACCAGTGCTCGGTGTAATAAATATCCAAGCGCACCATATCATCAAAAGTCGTGTTGGAGCGGCCTGAAGCTTGCCATAAACCAGTCAAACCTGGGGTTACTTCCAAGCGCCGATAATGCCATTCTTGATATTGGGCCACTTCGTCGGGCACTTGCGGACGTGGGCCAACCAAGCTCATCTCGCCGCGCAGCACATTGTAGAGTTGGGGTAGTTCGTCGATGCTGAGTTTGCGCAAAATCCGGCCCAAGCGAGTAACCCGTGGGTCGTCTTTGATTTTGAAGAGTGCCCCCTCGGCCTCATTTTGATCCATCAGACTCTTTTTGAGCGCCTCGGCATTGGGCACCATCGTGCGCAATTTGTAGACCATAAAGGTTTGGCCATGCTTGCCGATGCGTGGTTGGCGAAACACTACTGGAGCTTGCGGATCAGAAAGTTTAATCATCAAGGCGGCCAAGCCCCAAATTGTGGCCCAAATTGGCGCAGTCAGACCAATCATCAGCAAATCGGTGCTGCGTTTGAACACATAGTTCCAGCCGCGAATCACATTCTTTTTCAAGCGCAACAGCGGAATCGTGCTCAAGCGCTGAATGCTGACCCGATCGAAGCTGAGTTCATATAAATCGGGGGCGACCCGAAATTCAATGTTGAACTTACGGCAAATTGCCACGACTTCGGGTAAGCTGGTATGCGCCCAAAATGGTAGGGCAATAATCACCTGATCGACATGGCGCTGACGCATAATCTGCTCAAATTGGCTGAGCGTGCCAAGCCAGCGAAATTGCTCGCCAGGTGCGGCCACATCATCGCGATCATCGGGCGGACCTTCAACATAGCCCAACAAATGATGGCCATGATCGAGCGTATACTGCAACTCTTCCATCACCTGTTTGGCAAGGCCACGATTGCCAACCACCACGACTTGTTCTAAACCAACGCCACGTCGCCAAGCCCAACGCCGCAACATCCGCAAACTAATCCGGCCAATTGTCAGCGCCACAATTACGCAGAACCAAACAAACACCATAATCAAGCGCGACCATAAATCGGCGCGATTGATAAACAGCCACATAACCGTAAGAGCGAGGGCAATTGTGGTGCTAGTAACAATAATACTGAATGAATCGAAGGCTGAGGCTGAACGTGGCAGGCGATAAAACCCGCGCCAATGCAACGTGCTAATCAGCGTCAGCATAAACACCAACATCATCGGGTAGAAGGCCGAGAGTTGGCGATATGAAGCTGGGTCGTAAATATCGCGGCCTAAGCGGACATCATAGCGTAGCCAGTGCGCTACGGCAAAGGCTACCAAAATCAAACATCCATCGAGCAAGGTCAGAGCCAGCCGCGATGTGGTTTGACGCACATCGCGCTGCGAAAAAATCGGTTGGCTGGTAGACCAATCGCTCATCATCCAATCGACTCGTCTTGCCATAACAACTCAGCTTTTTCAATCCGCACAGGATCGCCATGGCGCACACCAGCAGCAAACAACGCTGCTGAAACGCCCATCGCTTCCAACACCCGTTGGAGCCGATCGAGCGATTCGCTTTGGGCAAAGTTCGTCATTGAAACAAGCCGTTCAATTTTCTCGCCATGGACACGTAACACACCATCTTCCTCAGTTTCGAGCCAGAAATCATTCGGGTCGATATTGCTGAAGCGGAAGGTCAGAATTTCCTCACTGTACGGCAGGCGGGTAATCCGTTCGGGCATTTCACGCAGAATATCAACAATCCGGCGTTGCAACGGTTGCAGGCCTTGGTTGGTTGCTGCCGAAATTGGAAAGATATTTTCTGGATCAATGCCCCAAGCGATAATTTGCGGACGCATCAATTCGTCAAAAGCCTCGGCATCGGGAATATCGGTTTTGTTCAAGGCGACCAGTTGCGGGCGTTGAGCCAATTCGCTGGAGTAGGCCTTGAGTTCAGCGTTGATTGTCAAGAAATCTTCAAAGGGATCGCGGCCTTCAGTGCCAGCAGCATCGAGCACATGCACCAAAATCCGCGTGCGCTCGATATGGCGCAAGAAATCGTGGCCTAGCCCAACCCCACGGCTAGCTCCTTCGATCAAACCTGGGATATCGGCCACCACAAAGGTAAAATCGTTAAGTTCGGCTACGCCTAAATTGGGCGAAAGCGTGGTAAACGGATAATTAGCAATTTTCGGACGCGCAGCGCTGACCATTGAGAGCAAGGTCGATTTGCCCGCGTTAGGGAAGCCGACCAAACCAACATCAGCAATGACTTTTAATTCAAGTTGTAATTCGCGCTCTTCGCCAGGCTGGCCAAGCTCGGCAATCCGTGGCACTTGATTCGAGGCAGTGGCAAAGTGGGTATTGCCCAAACCGCCCTTACCGCCACGCGCTACCAACAATTTTTGGCCTGGAAACAACAAATCGACAGTTTGAATTTCGCCTTCAATTTCGGCGCTAACAATTGTGCCAGGTGGCACACGAATAAACGTATCTTCGCCAGTACGGCCACGTTTGCGCTGACGACCAGCGTTCAAGCCCTTATCGGCTTCAAAATGGGTTTCAAAACGAAAAGGCAATAGCGTATTTAAATGGGGGCTTACCTCAAGATAGACACTCCCGCCACGGCCACCATCGCCACCATCGGGGCCGCCACGCGGAACATATTTTTCTCGGCGGAAGGTGGCCATACCATCGCCACCATCACCAGCTTTGACTGTAATCAGCGCACGATCTATAAAATCAGACATAAAAAGTCACCCGCTTCGTGTGGTTAATTATTCAATTGTGATTGTAACGCAGGATACATGAAGAATCGCATGCTGTCCAATGCGTTTAGACACAAAAACGACGCTCTCGCGAGCGCCGAATAGCTATAACTATACCATAATTTGGCCTAGCCTGGGGTGATTTCTTCAGCTGGTTCGATCCCCAACTCATCAGCCCCATCACGAGCATCAGAATCTGACTGTGGGCCACCGACTGGCACAACTTGATCTTCGGTTGCACCATGGCTGCCATCGACCTCATCAGGCCGAATCGTTTTATCTTCAGCGGTGGTTTGGGCTTGTGGATCGGTCATCACATTAACTCCATCAATTAATTAAAAGAATTGCTGCCCAAGCTCTATGCAAGCCCTATGCCAGGAACTGAACTACCAATCTTTTGGTTTTGTAAATGTTCCGACACTATCCAACATAACATCAGGAAATTGACTAGTAGCTAGTACACCTTTGCGAATAGATTTTACAAAACTAGCTTCTTTTTGAAGGGCATGGCTAGGTTTTGCATGTGGGTTAAGTAAGCCAACAGTTAATGCTAATTGAGAACGAACGATTTTAATAGCTTCACAGAGGTCTGAATCATTTGTAATTAAGACTGCTACATCAAACCTTCCTTGATATGCATCATTAATTAAATGAACTGCGATATTTACATCGGAACCTTTTTCTTCAGTTTTTATAACTTTTACAAACTGTTGTTTACCTTGTACCTGTGCCAAAGGCATCATGCATTCGTTCGTCAGAAAACGTCCAAGAATCACTGAAAGGTTTGGTATAGTCTTCAATGCTCTAATATATGCTTGTTGACGAGTTCCCTGATCTGGATCATGAGATCTACTTGATACATGTGCAGTAAAATACTTAATCTCAGTAATAGTATTATTAGGTAACATCTTTTGAGCCAATTGTTGTAAATTAAGCCATTTATATGCGGTACGTTTTAATGCGCCATAATAAAAATTAAATCCATCTACATAAATACTGGTTCTCAAAAAAACTCCTAAATTAGCAGAGGCCGTATCTGAATTAACAAATACGGCCTCGCGCCTTATCTCCGAGGAGATAAGGGTGATATTCAATTTGAATATATCATACAGGGTAATTTATAGCAAGATGTTATTTTTAACGTTCTAAATTTTGATCTTCATTGCTTAACTATAAGTTTGGTCGTCGTTGACATCGCCAAGGCCAGTGACGCTCCAGCCAGATGAAGCACCCTCACTGGCCCCATAAATTGCCACGCCCCGTTCGGCCAGATCGGGGGCTTGCAAGGTTGCGGTGAGCGCTTGACCCCAAATTAGATAGCTCGTGCCAGCGTTGTTGCGACCCAACGGATCAGCAACCCAATCACCAACTAAACTATCGGCCAAGCCATCATTATTAATATCGCCAGCGTTGGCCACAGCATAACCAGCGTGTTCGCCAGCGCCGCCCGTAAACGCCACAATGGTTGCTTCGGCAAGACTTTCGCTGAATTGCTGGGATTCAGCAAAAGTCCAGCCACTTAATCCTAGGGCAATGCCACAGCCGCATAACCCAAGTAATTGACGCAATTTCAAACCAGACCCTCAAAGAACGTGTGCTACGATGAATTTAGACAGTTATTTCCGACTAAATTGTTTTTATATCGCGAGACTATACTCGATCTTC
This sequence is a window from Herpetosiphon gulosus. Protein-coding genes within it:
- a CDS encoding phospholipase D-like domain-containing protein, with protein sequence MRWLKTGLWFLTEWVLSLPRLVLASILTQLGLMGALMAYAKLRNRSVENSFPQLDLPPIDLGEHSVQLFDDGGSVFRQMLFDISLAKESILLESYIFERDEVGLAFKRALIRKAREGVKIYVTFDGIGTLHVPERFKLFGKRRNIRVFEFGRLKSIKSFFDNNMWIRTHRKILVIDGKIGYLGGMNIGRNYARTWRDTHLKIEGPIAANIAEEFIALWNKYNKKHKINLSYATTNDQQVGICANDPIEYQLPIRQTYLDAINDAKHSIYISNAYFLPDPLIRATLIDAAKRGVDIQIMVPEISDNIVVDWICRGLLGELMQHGARVLLYRGTMIHAKTMTVDGIWSTVGSANLDTRSLAANYEINATIKHPAFARQMEAMFLNDRAQSREINYQTWSSRSIFIQLGEQVLQPARGLF
- a CDS encoding sugar transferase, whose translation is MARRVDWMMSDWSTSQPIFSQRDVRQTTSRLALTLLDGCLILVAFAVAHWLRYDVRLGRDIYDPASYRQLSAFYPMMLVFMLTLISTLHWRGFYRLPRSASAFDSFSIIVTSTTIALALTVMWLFINRADLWSRLIMVFVWFCVIVALTIGRISLRMLRRWAWRRGVGLEQVVVVGNRGLAKQVMEELQYTLDHGHHLLGYVEGPPDDRDDVAAPGEQFRWLGTLSQFEQIMRQRHVDQVIIALPFWAHTSLPEVVAICRKFNIEFRVAPDLYELSFDRVSIQRLSTIPLLRLKKNVIRGWNYVFKRSTDLLMIGLTAPIWATIWGLAALMIKLSDPQAPVVFRQPRIGKHGQTFMVYKLRTMVPNAEALKKSLMDQNEAEGALFKIKDDPRVTRLGRILRKLSIDELPQLYNVLRGEMSLVGPRPQVPDEVAQYQEWHYRRLEVTPGLTGLWQASGRSNTTFDDMVRLDIYYTEHWSLWLDLRIMILTIPAVLFGRGAY
- the obgE gene encoding GTPase ObgE; translation: MSDFIDRALITVKAGDGGDGMATFRREKYVPRGGPDGGDGGRGGSVYLEVSPHLNTLLPFRFETHFEADKGLNAGRQRKRGRTGEDTFIRVPPGTIVSAEIEGEIQTVDLLFPGQKLLVARGGKGGLGNTHFATASNQVPRIAELGQPGEERELQLELKVIADVGLVGFPNAGKSTLLSMVSAARPKIANYPFTTLSPNLGVAELNDFTFVVADIPGLIEGASRGVGLGHDFLRHIERTRILVHVLDAAGTEGRDPFEDFLTINAELKAYSSELAQRPQLVALNKTDIPDAEAFDELMRPQIIAWGIDPENIFPISAATNQGLQPLQRRIVDILREMPERITRLPYSEEILTFRFSNIDPNDFWLETEEDGVLRVHGEKIERLVSMTNFAQSESLDRLQRVLEAMGVSAALFAAGVRHGDPVRIEKAELLWQDESIG
- a CDS encoding NYN domain-containing protein encodes the protein MRTSIYVDGFNFYYGALKRTAYKWLNLQQLAQKMLPNNTITEIKYFTAHVSSRSHDPDQGTRQQAYIRALKTIPNLSVILGRFLTNECMMPLAQVQGKQQFVKVIKTEEKGSDVNIAVHLINDAYQGRFDVAVLITNDSDLCEAIKIVRSQLALTVGLLNPHAKPSHALQKEASFVKSIRKGVLATSQFPDVMLDSVGTFTKPKDW